Proteins encoded together in one Porites lutea chromosome 2, jaPorLute2.1, whole genome shotgun sequence window:
- the LOC140927303 gene encoding uncharacterized protein: protein MSSPSTEKGYTLVIVPPKSLNVSQGIMIKYLKECLGNEFKFFLKDTKAVEGSACQFTFAFQSGNQAKKAEQLLKENIRASGENVEVTVVKEDPKATTEMIISKCKKELQEKIQLVKGKHAAKLKEVETSLNVLRVRKHISLEEFEKIESEREAIKQKRDELQQQQEEFEQFCSQMFENLSAQTGQPRSSVEKTIKKLRMSLGRECHRLDEALPMYARKSSIVETIKKNQVSVVLGETGSGKSTQMTQYLYEAGFAENGLIVCTQPRKVAATSLASHVAQEMGGALGQIVGCHVGGNIQASKSTGIVYATDHILLNECLRDPSLSKYSCIIVDEAHERSIYTDLLLGMIKKSLALRPEVRVVITSATINPTLFVTYFNQCPVLKVSGRMFPVDVIWRDGTSSSGNYLQEAVEKVREIHRGEGQGDILVFLTSPAETERACDYLKKMEPVNEHLVCLPLHGKLRQEEQRRVFNEETNKRKVIFATNCAETSITIPGIKFVVDTGLVKEMKFEPKRNKSSLEVTTTNKSSAEQRRGRAGRTQAGKCYRLYSEEDYETMEDGSRPEILRVHLGQAVLKLMELGIEDITKFDFVESPPLESIELALELLKSLGAIANGKLTELGHRIAKVPVEPRLAKLVFNGIDQGISADAVALAAIATVSGSVFFRMGTEEEKQLADQKKVVFCHNGGDLLTVLEVYRQYLQQPKGKRNKWAFDKSLNAKSLRLTEDTVKELKLALKNELNIEVSGTVQQNEDTDLKLQRILFSCYAKNLCVFTGHEKAGYKVVSLNHCVQLHPSSALKFLGTTPKFMVFEQLLKTSRDFVINATPVEESWLQEMIMTGAVKYNMDDLMSAVLTQVTLPCSPDLMTLAFRGFQGRKMLDQVQEKVSKACDDSLVVLEKDEKSGQVKAYVPLNYTSTALSVLEEHLEETRRSLRSEDREEKLKGSSGTRIVWGKGGEVQEVLMSHMFRTVTVGDVEDGKMVLDYLRSFGDVVRHRFIEKNGKTRVFATFKISDKAAKAVESSADIKPSDATPDGVHVQLSHFAVRATWVRRPGKGTGNIEFFNAEDFSHTLSSIHSLMIKSRRVVFQVDKFCPEERLFMRGLDPETTEEDVMSAIEVMVPSVKVKKVILHRKPGFETTDETLESHRKFLAERVGDFTTPQKLSISMVKPRPNNFLGCAHIKFQDFNEGEAAVRGLNGKGIPGIGNVTLQPNLSTKLPCPRNVFSIIEEELQTIIKELQERFGKAITVKVKNQDKSKRVLLEIHSDSTEHFLLATKVLNESLNGDTIDCKISNSLETLLTNPVKEVLRSIEKDTGAAIYQDWKNKVLKIHGSQASRESAKRAINDFLNDSIVNDSHPWQIHLRGPSKPRGLLKALFKRFGVNLLGLQEIPGVQRIHVEFHNHVLQVVSSHEAQETINRCLEECCQSILSDSPQTLQCDYPEPQISCCICLCDLDETAEVYRLACCGHAFDKTCVIQLIKSGDIPLKCVAESCGEPLVWRDLQNLLTQSERKSLACSALDTYVRRNPDTVKYCPTADCEMVYRVSSDGRCYKCEACLAETCTSCHTQYHNGLTCAMFKSEKKVEGSLKEWMMKVPDNRKCCPKCNTPIEKNEGCNHMTCSQCKSHMCWLCLEVFPSGEQVYDHQRHCPKRTLLSGLGL from the coding sequence ATGTCCTCACCTTCGACTGAAAAAGGATACACTTTAGTAATTGTGCCACCAAAGTCACTAAATGTCAGTCAAGGTATCATGATAAAGTACCTAAAAGAATGTCTTGGAAACGAATTtaagtttttcttaaaagacaCAAAGGCAGTGGAAGGCAGCGCTTGTCAATTTACATTTGCTTTTCAAAGTGGCAATCAAGCAAAGAAAGCAGAACAATTGCTAAAAGAAAACATCAGGGCTTCTGGAGAAAACGTTGAAGTTACCGTCGTTAAGGAAGATCCTAAAGCCACCACAGAAATGATAATCAGCAAGTGCAAAAAGGAACTTCAAGAGAAAATCCAGCTGGTAAAAGGAAAGCATGctgcaaaattaaaagaagtcGAAACAAGTTTGAATGTGCTTCGGGTGCGCAAGCACATTAGCTTGGAAGAGTTTGAAAAAATTGAATCTGAGAGAGAAGCGATAAAGCAAAAGAGAGATGAACTACAGCAGCAGCAGGAAGAGTTTGAACAATTCTGTTCCCAGATGTTTGAAAATTTATCTGCTCAAACCGGTCAACCACGTTCAAGTGTAGAGAAGACCATCAAAAAGCTGAGGATGTCGTTGGGTCGAGAATGCCACAGACTAGACGAAGCCCTTCCCATGTACGCAAGAAAGAGCAGCATTGTCGAAACCATCAAGAAAAATCAAGTTAGCGTAGTTCTTGGGGAGACTGGATCCGGAAAAAGTACTCAAATGACCCAGTATCTTTACGAGGCaggttttgctgaaaatggtcTGATCGTTTGTACTCAGCCAAGAAAGGTAGCTGCCACTAGCTTAGCATCCCATGTGGCCCAGGAAATGGGTGGAGCTCTTGGACAAATTGTCGGCTGCCACGTTGGTGGTAACATTCAAGCTAGTAAGAGCACTGGCATTGTTTATGCAACAGATCACATACTTCTAAATGAATGTCTACGAGATCCCAGCTTGTCCAAGTACTCTTGCATTATTGTCGATGAAGCTCATGAGCGCAGCATTTACACAGACTTACTTCTGGGTATGATAAAGAAGAGCCTTGCTCTTCGACCTGAGGTTAGAGTGGTGATCACTTCAGCTACGATTAATCCCACACTATTTGTCACCTACTTTAACCAATGCCCTGTGTTAAAGGTCTCTGGTAGAATGTTTCCAGTAGATGTTATATGGCGGGATGGAACATCAAGCAGTGGAAATTACCTTCAAGAGGCGGTTGAAAAAGTTCGAGAAATTCACCGCGGCGAAGGTCAAGGAGATATTCTAGTATTTCTTACCTCTCCAGCAGAAACAGAGCGCGCGTGTGATTATTTGAAGAAGATGGAGCCAGTTAATGAACACTTAGTCTGTCTTCCTCTTCATGGGAAGCTACGACAAGAAGAGCAAAGAAGGGTGTTCAATGAGGAAACGAATAAACGCAAAGTGATATTTGCCACCAACTGTGCTGAGACGTCAATTACTATTCCTGGAATAAAGTTCGTTGTGGATACTGGTTTGGTCAAAGAAATGAAGTTTGAACCGAAACGCAACAAAAGTTCCCTAGAAGTTACAACTACTAACAAGAGTTCCGCTGAACAGCGTAGAGGAAGAGCGGGGAGGACCCAGGCAGGAAAGTGCTATCGGCTCTATAGCGAGGAGGATTATGAAACTATGGAAGATGGATCTAGACCAGAGATTCTTAGGGTTCATCTTGGACAGGCAGTGCTTAAATTAATGGAGCTTGGGATTGAGGATATCACCAAGTTTGACTTTGTCGAATCGCCACCACTTGAATCAATAGAATTAGCACTAGAATTATTGAAATCTCTTGGTGCGATTGCAAACGGGAAGCTTACAGAGTTGGGTCACAGGATTGCAAAAGTACCTGTAGAGCCCCGCCTTGCCAAGTTGGTGTTTAATGGAATAGATCAAGGAATCAGCGCGGATGCTGTGGCATTGGCAGCAATTGCAACCGTTAGTGGAAGTGTATTTTTCCGGATGGGCACTGAAGAAGAAAAGCAGCTTGCAGAtcaaaaaaaagttgttttttgccatAACGGTGGTGACCTGTTGACAGTGCTGGAAGTTTATAGGCAATACCTTCAGCAGCCTAAAGGGAAAAGAAACAAGTGGGCGTTTGACAAAAGCCTAAACGCTAAGTCACTCCGATTGACTGAGGACACGGTAAAAGAGCTTAAACTGGCTttaaaaaatgaactgaacatcgaagTATCCGGTACTGTTCAACAGAATGAAGACACTGACCTTAAGTTACAAAGAATCTTGTTCTCATGTTATGCCAAGAACCTTTGTGTGTTTACAGGTCACGAAAAAGCAGGATACAAAGTGGTATCATTGAACCACTGTGTCCAGTTGCATCCTTCTTCTGCCCTTAAATTCCTGGGAACAACACCAAAATTTATGGTTTTTGAGCAACTGCTCAAAACGTCTCGAGACTTTGTCATCAATGCAACTCCTGTGGAGGAGAGTTGGCTTCAGGAAATGATAATGACAGGTGCTGTTAAGTATAACATGGACGATTTGATGTCTGCAGTTCTGACACAAGTTACACTACCTTGTAGTCCAGACCTTATGACTTTGGCTTTCAGAGGATTTCAAGGACGAAAAATGCTTGATCAGgtccaagaaaaagtatctaaAGCCTGCGATGACAGTTTGGTTGTTCTTGAGAAAGACGAAAAATCTGGACAAGTAAAAGCCTACGTGCCACTAAATTACACCTCAACCGCTCTATCTGTTTTGGAAGAGCATTTAGAAGAAACCAGGAGATCTCTGAGGAGCGaagacagagaagaaaaattgaaaggaagTTCTGGTACCAGGATCGTTTGGGGGAAAGGCGGTGAAGTGCAAGAAGTGTTGATGTCTCACATGTTTAGGACTGTCACTGTTGGTGACGTCGAGGATGGGAAAATGGTTTTAGATTATTTGAGGTCCTTTGGAGATGTTGTCAGACACCGGTTCATAGAAAAGAATGGCAAAACTCGAGTTTTTGCGACGTTCAAAATATCTGATAAAGCTGCAAAGGCCGTTGAGAGCTCTGCCGATATCAAACCAAGCGATGCGACGCCGGATGGGGTGCACGTACAACTTTCCCATTTTGCGGTGAGAGCCACGTGGGTAAGACGTCCTGGTAAAGGCACTGGCAACATAGAATTTTTTAATGCTGAAGATTTCTCTCACACACTTAGCAGTATTCACTCCCTCATGATAAAGTCGAGGCGGGTTGTATTTCAAGTGGACAAGTTTTGCCCAGAAGAAAGGCTTTTCATGAGAGGACTTGATCCTGAAACAACTGAGGAGGACGTTATGTCTGCCATTGAAGTGATGGTGCCTTCCGTGAAAGTGAAAAAGGTCATCTTACACCGAAAACCAGGTTTTGAAACCACAGATGAGACACTTGAGTCACACAGAAAATTCCTTGCAGAACGCGTTGGTGACTTCACCACACCCCAAAAACTTTCTATATCTATGGTTAAACCTCGTCCAAATAATTTTTTGGGGTGTGCTCATATTAAGTTTCAAGACTTCAACGAAGGTGAAGCTGCTGTAAGGGGTTTAAATGGAAAGGGAATACCTGGCATTGGAAACGTCACCCTGCAACCCAATCTGTCAACTAAATTGCCATGTCCAAGGAATGTCTTCAGTATCATTGAAGAAGAGTTGCAAACTATTATAAAGGAATTGCAGGAGAGGTTTGGAAAGGCTATCACCGTCAAGGTAAAAAATCAGGATAAATCCAAAAGGGTTCTCCTAGAAATCCATAGCGACAGTACGGAGCACTTTCTTCTTGCCACAAAAGTGCTGAACGAAAGCCTCAATGGGGACACAATCGACTGCAAAATTTCAAACTCGTTGGAAACTCTGTTGACAAACCCAGTTAAAGAAGTTCTTCGATCGATTGAAAAAGATACTGGAGCAGCAATTTATCAAGACTGGAAGAACAAAGTTCTCAAAATACATGGAAGTCAAGCCAGCCGCGAGTCAGCGAAGCGTGCTATCAACGACTTTCTTAATGATTCAATAGTAAATGACAGTCATCCATGGCAGATTCATCTTCGAGGACCAAGCAAGCCCCGGGGGCTGCTTAAAGCACTCTTCAAGAGATTTGGAGTAAATTTGCTGGGACTTCAAGAGATCCCCGGTGTACAACGTATCCACGTGGAATTTCACAATCACGTCCTTCAGGTCGTTAGTTCGCATGAGGCCCAAGAAACAATCAACCGTTGCCTAGAAGAATGCTGCCAAAGTATCCTTTCAGACTCTCCTCAAACATTACAGTGTGATTACCCAGAGCCCCAGATATCTTGTTGTATCTGCCTATGTGATTTGGACGAGACAGCTGAAGTGTATAGACTTGCTTGCTGTGGCCATGCTTTCGACAAGACTTGCGTGATCCAGCTAATAAAGTCTGGAGATATCCCACTGAAATGTGTGGCGGAGAGCTGCGGAGAGCCTCTTGTGTGGAGAGACTTGCAGAACCTTCTGACTCAAAGTGAAAGGAAATCACTTGCTTGTAGTGCCCTAGATACGTACGTCAGACGTAACCCTGATACTGTTAAGTATTGTCCAACAGCTGACTGTGAAATGGTGTATCGCGTGTCGTCAGATGGCAGATGCTACAAGTGTGAAGCCTGCTTAGCTGAAACCTGTACATCTTGTCACACACAGTATCACAATGGGCTTACCTGTGCCATGTTCAAATCTGAAAAGAAAGTAGAAGGAAGTCTGAAGGAGTGGATGATGAAAGTTCCTGACAATAGGAAGTGCTGCCCTAAATGTAACACTCCGATTGAAAAGAATGAAGGCTGTAATCATATGACATGCTCACAATGTAAGTCGCACATGTGTTGGTTGTGTCTGGAAGTCTTTCCATCGGGAGAACAGGTGTACGACCATCAACGACACTGCCCGAAAAGGACTTTACTTTCCGGTCTTGGATTGTAA
- the LOC140927304 gene encoding radial spoke head protein 4 homolog A-like — MHMGIFNMQEEIEKAKAFLLKTSSVSNKNLYDHLSEVLSKILDERPNHCVDVFEDISKSIKQEKKEESEDFREDPESKAVAEVQQKLFEKDGDAEGGEPEAEEDVETPLPDLMNLTFYFEQAGIGLSREEMFRIFLALKQLVDTKPLQMVRFWGKVFGIETNYYIAEVEYREGEEEEDEEDEEQADGEGDDQPKDEDKGDEDEEGGEEDDTPKSEWKPPPVIPKEENRTGTNKRTFFVTNEPGKPWVKLPAVTPAQIVAARCIKKFFTGRLDAPIVSYPPFPGNEMNYLRAQIARISAGSHISPAGYFMFEEEEEEEEEGEVRDSYMLNVDFEGVSVRELADPSLHNWVHHVQYVLPQGRCVWHNPVEKPEDDFEEEEEEEEKEDVEEPKPESGPQLLTSIAEDEAVNGMPAWTPGVSSELLPQYALAIMRSNRWPGAVAFAKDRKYENIYVGWGHKFDAENYTPPPPPAAMDEYPVVPEVTEVDDPTVEEERALKKAQEEAMEAAEDMDDVDDDEDDDD; from the exons ATGCATATGGGAATTTTTAACATGCAGGAAGAAATAGAGAAAGCAAAagcttttcttttgaaaacaagTTCAGTGTCAAACAAAAATCT ATATGATCATTTAAGTGAGGTACTGAGCAAAATTTTAGACGAAAGACCTAATCATTGTGTCG ATGTATTTGAAGACATTAGCAAAAgtataaaacaagaaaagaaagaagagtCAGAG GATTTCAGAGAAGACCCAGAAAGCAAAGCAGTTGCTGAAGTACAGCAGAAGTTATTTGAG AAAGATGGAGATGCAGAGGGAGGTGAACCAGAAGCTGAGGAAGATGTTGAGACACCTCTTCCTGATCTCATGAATTTAACTTTCTACTTTGAACAAGCTGGAATTGGACTGAGCCGTGAAGAAATGTTCAGAATATTCCTTGCCCTGAAGCAGCTTGTGGATACTAAACCACTACAAATGGTTCGCTTTTGGG GCAAGGTTTTTGGAATTGAGACCAACTATTATATAGCAGAAGTAGAATACCGTGAGGGTGAAGAGgaggaagatgaagaagatgaagag CAGGCAGATGGTGAAGGTGATGATCAGCCAAAGGATGAAGACAAAGGTGATGAAG ATGAAGAAGGTGGTGAGGAAGATGACACTCCCAAGTCAGAATGGAAACCTCCTCCAGTTATTCCTAAAGAAGAGAACAGAACTGGCACCAACAAACGAACGTTCTTTGTCACCAATGAAC CTGGTAAACCTTGGGTTAAGCTCCCTGCTGTCACTCCGGCACAAATAGTAGCTGCAAGATGTATCAAGAAGTTTTTTACAGGACGACTGGATGCACCA ATTGTTAGTTATCCACCATTTCCTGGCAATGAAATGAATTATTTGAGGGCGCAGATTGCAAGGATCTCTGCTGGTTCTCACATCAGTCCTGCTGGGTACTTCATGTTtgaagaggaggaagaggaggaggaggagggtgAAG TGCGTGATTCATACATGTTGAATGTTGACTTTGAGGGAGTAAGTGTGAGAGAGCTAGCTGATCCATCTCTTCATAACTGGGTTCATCATGTTCAATATGTACTGCCTCAG GGTCGCTGTGTTTGGCATAACCCAGTAGAAAAACCAGAGGATGATTTtgaagaagaggaggaagaagaggaaaaagaagatGTGGAAGAACCAAAACCAGAATCAGGGCCGCAGTTATTAACATCAATCGCTGAAGACGAAG CTGTGAATGGTATGCCGGCTTGGACACCAGGTGTATCATCTGAATTGTTACCTCAGTACGCCCTCGCTATCATGCGATCCAACAGATGGCCTGGTGCTGTAGCATTCGCTAAGGACAG AAAATACGAAAACATTTATGTTGGCTGGGGACACAAATTTGATGCGGAAAACTAcaccccaccaccaccccctgCAGCAATGGATGAATACCCTGTTGTGCCAGAAGTAACGGAAGTAGATGATCCTACAGTTGAGGAGGAACGGGCACTAAAGAAAGCTCAGGAGGAAGCAATGGAAGCAGCTGAAGATATGGATGACGtcgatgatgatgaggatgatgatgactga